The following coding sequences are from one Collimonas arenae window:
- a CDS encoding ATP-binding protein, with the protein MPKVNWSTGYNRLLSWLLPHTLLGRLSVVMVFGVLVTQLAGGLIWSAQLRSKAEIETRTASQHLAHSAASAVRFFMSLPPNYRPILIQQLREMGGTRFFVNANNGPVAIHKIADDALANMALTTIGSTLKADLPFLPGFRVAFSWPDDLQVSTDGLKVADLPDSWVQHTLLIKPNPAPVLVIQTELEPGNWLYLAALMPNPYFLDSDNPLSPERLLLQGVSLATVLLLSILVVRWTTRPLAALSDAADAFGKGETAPELPETGSREFIKTARAFRAMRERIKRYLDDRERLFVSISHDLRTPITRLKLRTELLDDEALRSDFHEDLDELDMMVKGALQSVKDSDIHENRTEVRLDALILRMIRDARMAGHEVAFAESGITVMAKPLALKRAIGNLFDNALHYGQKVEIAVDSLAGDSGSDVRIQIRDHGPGVPEDALHSLFDPYTRLEHGRDQNAAGMGLGLGIARNIVQAHGGELELHNHPDGGLVATIILPVK; encoded by the coding sequence ATGCCAAAAGTTAATTGGTCGACTGGTTATAACCGGCTGCTGTCCTGGCTGTTGCCGCATACCCTGCTGGGCCGGCTGTCGGTAGTCATGGTGTTTGGTGTACTGGTGACGCAGCTGGCAGGTGGCTTGATCTGGTCGGCTCAGTTGCGCAGCAAAGCTGAAATCGAAACGCGCACCGCCTCCCAGCATCTGGCGCATAGCGCTGCCAGCGCAGTGCGATTTTTCATGAGTCTGCCGCCCAATTATCGGCCGATCCTGATCCAGCAATTGCGCGAGATGGGCGGCACGCGCTTCTTCGTCAATGCCAACAACGGGCCGGTTGCCATCCACAAGATCGCCGACGACGCGCTGGCCAACATGGCGTTGACCACCATAGGCAGCACCTTGAAGGCCGATTTACCGTTCCTGCCTGGTTTCCGCGTGGCGTTTTCCTGGCCCGACGATCTGCAAGTCTCGACCGACGGCCTCAAAGTCGCCGATTTGCCGGACAGCTGGGTCCAGCACACATTGCTGATCAAGCCGAATCCGGCGCCGGTGCTGGTGATCCAGACCGAGCTCGAACCCGGCAACTGGCTGTACCTGGCGGCGTTGATGCCGAATCCTTATTTCCTTGATAGCGATAATCCCTTGTCGCCCGAGCGCCTGCTGTTGCAAGGCGTATCGCTGGCTACGGTGCTGCTGCTGTCGATCCTGGTGGTGCGCTGGACCACGCGGCCGCTGGCGGCCTTGTCGGATGCAGCCGATGCGTTCGGTAAAGGCGAGACGGCGCCGGAATTGCCGGAGACGGGCAGCCGCGAATTCATCAAGACCGCACGTGCGTTTCGCGCCATGCGCGAACGGATCAAGCGCTATCTCGACGATCGCGAGCGCCTGTTCGTCTCGATCTCGCATGATTTGCGTACACCGATCACGCGCCTCAAGTTGCGCACCGAACTGCTCGACGATGAAGCGTTGCGCAGCGATTTCCATGAAGATCTCGATGAGCTGGACATGATGGTCAAGGGCGCGCTGCAATCGGTCAAGGATAGCGATATCCATGAAAACCGCACCGAAGTGCGCCTCGATGCACTGATCCTGCGCATGATCCGGGATGCTCGCATGGCTGGGCATGAGGTAGCTTTTGCCGAATCCGGCATCACAGTCATGGCCAAGCCGTTGGCGCTCAAACGCGCGATCGGCAATCTGTTCGACAATGCGCTGCATTACGGTCAAAAAGTGGAAATTGCGGTGGATTCGCTGGCTGGCGACAGTGGCAGCGATGTCCGCATCCAGATACGCGATCACGGCCCCGGCGTACCGGAAGATGCGTTGCACAGTCTGTTCGATCCTTACACCCGACTGGAGCACGGACGCGACCAGAATGCCGCAGGCATGGGGTTAGGGTTGGGTATTGCCCGCAATATCGTGCAGGCGCATGGCGGCGAGCTGGAGTTGCACAATCATCCGGACGGCGGCCTGGTGGCCACCATCATCCTGCCTGTCAAATAA
- a CDS encoding LysR substrate-binding domain-containing protein: protein MIRFRQIEAFRSLMISGTSVSAARRMHITQPAISRLIADLETDLGFRLFNRAKGRLEPTNAGVRFYKAVEENFLGLERLMQVAGTIRHEAPEGLTIACLPVLSTTLLPEILQRFFKQHPDVSVKIDSCSVPEILVGLQDLKVDMALSLAFPPFAGIEVEAIMKADVLCAMPATHPLAKKDIILPEDLDGENVIGWMPNSAQPYEQELSTLHAASIRPHYTIQTHTSHTRYAMVANGFGVAIVEPFAAKVWRPHGVITRPFKADINYEYVLAYPSGGIRSELGHDLREAALYVAKNYGF, encoded by the coding sequence ATGATCCGTTTCAGACAAATAGAAGCCTTCCGTTCATTGATGATTTCGGGCACCAGCGTGTCTGCCGCGCGCCGCATGCACATCACGCAACCGGCCATCAGCCGCTTGATCGCCGATTTAGAGACTGACCTCGGTTTTCGCCTGTTCAATCGCGCCAAGGGCCGGCTCGAACCGACTAACGCCGGCGTGCGTTTCTACAAGGCGGTCGAAGAGAATTTCCTGGGACTGGAACGATTGATGCAAGTGGCCGGCACCATCCGCCATGAAGCGCCAGAGGGGCTGACGATTGCCTGCCTGCCGGTATTGTCGACCACCCTGCTGCCGGAGATTCTGCAGCGCTTCTTCAAGCAGCACCCTGATGTCTCGGTCAAGATCGACAGTTGCAGCGTACCGGAAATCCTGGTCGGCCTGCAGGATCTCAAGGTCGACATGGCGTTGAGCCTGGCGTTTCCGCCATTTGCCGGCATCGAAGTCGAGGCGATCATGAAAGCGGACGTACTGTGCGCCATGCCGGCCACGCATCCGCTGGCGAAAAAAGACATCATCCTACCCGAGGATCTGGATGGCGAAAATGTGATTGGCTGGATGCCCAACAGCGCGCAACCCTATGAACAGGAACTGTCGACCCTGCATGCCGCCTCGATCCGCCCGCATTACACAATTCAGACCCACACCTCGCACACGCGCTACGCGATGGTCGCCAACGGCTTCGGCGTCGCCATCGTCGAGCCATTTGCAGCGAAGGTGTGGCGTCCGCATGGCGTCATCACCCGGCCATTCAAGGCCGACATCAATTATGAATACGTGCTCGCCTATCCGAGCGGCGGCATTCGCTCGGAACTCGGCCACGACCTGCGCGAGGCGGCCCTGTACGTGGCAAAGAATTATGGCTTCTAG
- a CDS encoding TetR/AcrR family transcriptional regulator, which produces MDKVQTLNDTRATLLQTGLKLFAEQGYNGTGIKEIVDAAGVPKGSFYNYFKSKEDFGAEVIAHYATCFGNTWSQYFAEGPEQPLGALRYTYERMISYHEQCAVKAGCLLGNFAAEMSESSDLCRVTLQEVVFSWRKRFVSYLRKAQADGTVRNDLSAEQLADFFWNAWEGALLRMKIERSTAPVRACVDLMFDHFFLPQ; this is translated from the coding sequence ATGGATAAAGTTCAGACCCTCAACGACACCCGCGCCACGCTGCTGCAAACCGGCCTCAAGCTGTTTGCCGAGCAAGGCTACAACGGCACCGGCATCAAGGAAATTGTTGATGCCGCAGGTGTGCCCAAGGGCTCGTTTTATAACTACTTCAAGAGCAAGGAAGACTTCGGCGCCGAGGTCATCGCGCACTACGCCACCTGCTTCGGCAATACCTGGTCGCAATATTTTGCAGAAGGCCCGGAGCAGCCGCTGGGTGCGCTGCGCTATACCTACGAGCGCATGATCAGCTATCACGAACAATGCGCGGTGAAAGCCGGCTGCCTGCTCGGCAATTTCGCCGCAGAGATGTCAGAGTCGAGCGATCTGTGCCGCGTCACCTTGCAGGAAGTGGTGTTCAGTTGGCGCAAGCGTTTTGTCAGTTATCTGCGCAAGGCGCAGGCTGACGGCACGGTGCGTAACGATCTGAGCGCCGAGCAATTAGCAGATTTTTTCTGGAATGCCTGGGAAGGCGCGCTGCTACGCATGAAGATTGAGCGCTCGACGGCGCCGGTGCGCGCTTGCGTCGACCTGATGTTCGACCATTTTTTTCTGCCGCAATAA
- a CDS encoding ABC transporter substrate-binding protein, which yields MSRRRGLGRWITLSVCAAAACLALGSAASAAPVASNTSPTSLQVVHWWTSDGERKAVNVLVTRLSDDNIQWRDAAIPGGAGLGASKVLKSMVLAGKAPEATQLNGVVFGEWADLGLLLELDDVATPGNWQKLLFPTVWSLVHNRGHVVAAPLGIHRINNLFYNKKVFDRLGLTPPKTWADFARVAEKLKQAGITPLAQSSEAWQVATLFETLVLAESGPAYYRSLFVDLNPAAFGDARLLHALKRLRDLKEWMPTPLREQAWPEMARQLADGSAAMYVMGDWAKGELLAWGLTTDQDFACATVPGTGDYHLYSVDTLAMFAGDYSHQPAQEKLAQIVMSQPVQTDYNRLKGAISVWRNPDLSKMDSCARASWTAFSKGAAFQAPSLVHRMAADETSKDAIVAEVHRYFIDGRMSEVEAQRRLANIARTMSKTDGRP from the coding sequence TTGTCCAGACGACGGGGCTTAGGAAGATGGATCACATTGTCGGTATGTGCGGCAGCCGCCTGTCTCGCGCTGGGCAGTGCCGCAAGTGCCGCGCCGGTAGCCTCGAACACATCGCCGACGTCATTGCAGGTGGTGCATTGGTGGACTTCGGATGGCGAGCGCAAGGCAGTCAATGTGCTGGTGACCAGGCTCTCCGACGACAATATCCAATGGCGCGATGCCGCGATTCCGGGCGGCGCCGGGCTGGGCGCCAGCAAGGTGCTCAAGAGCATGGTCCTGGCCGGCAAGGCGCCGGAGGCGACGCAGTTGAACGGCGTGGTGTTTGGCGAATGGGCCGATCTTGGTTTGTTACTGGAACTGGACGACGTGGCGACGCCGGGCAATTGGCAAAAACTGCTGTTTCCTACAGTATGGTCGCTGGTGCACAACCGCGGGCACGTAGTGGCGGCGCCGCTCGGCATTCATCGCATCAATAATTTGTTTTACAACAAGAAGGTTTTCGACCGGCTTGGCTTGACGCCGCCCAAAACGTGGGCCGATTTTGCTCGCGTGGCGGAAAAGCTCAAGCAAGCCGGCATTACGCCGCTGGCGCAGAGCAGCGAGGCGTGGCAAGTGGCAACATTGTTCGAAACGCTGGTACTGGCAGAGAGCGGCCCCGCTTATTACAGGTCCTTGTTTGTCGATTTGAATCCGGCGGCATTTGGCGACGCCAGGCTGCTGCACGCACTCAAGCGCTTGCGCGATCTCAAGGAATGGATGCCGACCCCGCTCAGGGAACAGGCGTGGCCCGAGATGGCGCGCCAGTTGGCCGATGGCTCTGCCGCGATGTATGTGATGGGCGATTGGGCCAAGGGCGAACTGCTGGCCTGGGGGCTGACGACAGATCAGGATTTTGCATGCGCAACAGTGCCCGGCACCGGCGATTATCATTTGTACAGCGTCGACACCTTGGCGATGTTCGCGGGCGATTATTCGCATCAGCCAGCGCAGGAAAAACTGGCGCAGATCGTCATGTCGCAACCGGTGCAAACCGATTACAATCGGCTCAAAGGCGCGATCTCGGTGTGGCGCAATCCAGACCTGTCGAAAATGGATAGTTGTGCGCGTGCATCGTGGACAGCCTTCAGCAAAGGCGCAGCATTCCAGGCCCCGAGCCTGGTGCACCGGATGGCCGCCGACGAAACTTCCAAGGACGCCATCGTGGCCGAAGTGCACCGCTATTTCATTGACGGCAGGATGTCGGAGGTCGAGGCACAGCGGCGGCTGGCGAACATTGCCAGGACCATGTCGAAAACCGATGGCAGACCATAA
- a CDS encoding alkene reductase, which produces MSNTQQPRTEDSLFQSARIGDIEVANRIVMAPLTRNRAGAGNVPNELNLKYYEQRATAGMIITEATQVSAQAQGYANTPGLHTPEQVAAWKKITDAVHAKGGRIVVQIWHTGRMSHVSFQPGNLAPVAPSAIRANAQTYVVGEGFVDTSVPRELALEEIPGVVNDFRQTARRAMDAGFDGIEIHGAHGYLLDSFLRDGSNHRTDIYGGSIENRSRLLLEVVAATTAEIGGGRVGVRLSPVSPVNDSSESNPQPLFNYVVEQLNQFGLAYLHVVEGHTGGPRDNAPFDYEALHQRFNGAWLVNNGYDRMMARDAVASGHADLVSFGRAFITNPDLVYRLQHNLPLNVPFKDAPLYGGVGEHGYTDYPALTEA; this is translated from the coding sequence ATGAGCAACACGCAACAACCTCGTACCGAAGACAGCTTGTTCCAATCCGCACGCATTGGCGACATCGAAGTGGCCAACCGTATCGTCATGGCGCCGCTGACCCGGAATCGTGCCGGTGCAGGCAATGTGCCGAACGAACTGAACCTGAAGTATTACGAGCAGCGCGCCACGGCCGGCATGATCATCACCGAAGCTACCCAGGTTTCGGCGCAAGCGCAAGGCTATGCCAACACGCCCGGACTGCACACCCCTGAGCAAGTCGCCGCCTGGAAAAAAATCACCGACGCAGTGCACGCCAAAGGCGGCCGCATCGTGGTGCAGATCTGGCACACGGGCCGCATGTCGCACGTCTCGTTCCAACCCGGCAATTTGGCCCCTGTGGCACCATCGGCAATCCGTGCCAACGCCCAGACCTACGTCGTCGGCGAAGGTTTCGTCGATACTTCGGTGCCACGAGAGTTGGCACTGGAAGAAATCCCCGGCGTGGTCAACGATTTCCGCCAGACCGCGCGGCGCGCGATGGATGCCGGTTTCGACGGCATTGAAATCCATGGCGCCCACGGCTACCTGCTCGACAGTTTCCTGCGCGACGGCTCCAACCATCGCACCGATATCTACGGCGGCAGCATCGAAAACCGCAGCCGCCTGCTGCTCGAAGTCGTCGCCGCCACCACTGCCGAAATCGGCGGCGGCCGGGTCGGCGTGCGCCTGTCGCCGGTATCGCCAGTCAATGATTCCAGCGAAAGCAATCCGCAACCGCTGTTCAACTATGTGGTGGAGCAGTTGAACCAGTTCGGACTGGCCTATCTGCACGTTGTGGAAGGTCATACCGGCGGCCCGCGCGACAATGCCCCGTTCGATTACGAAGCACTGCACCAGCGCTTCAATGGCGCCTGGCTGGTCAACAACGGCTACGACCGCATGATGGCGCGCGACGCCGTCGCCAGCGGCCATGCCGACCTGGTCTCCTTCGGCCGCGCCTTCATCACCAACCCTGACCTGGTCTACCGCCTGCAACACAACCTGCCGCTGAACGTACCGTTCAAGGATGCGCCGTTGTATGGCGGTGTTGGCGAACATGGCTATACGGACTATCCGGCGTTGACTGAAGCCTAA
- a CDS encoding ABC transporter substrate-binding protein yields the protein MQTVNRIRTIRNAVLIALATIGTAQAGTLTIESWRVDDKTLWETVLIPAFQKKNPGIEVKFAPTAPTEYDSSLTARLAGGTAGDLIACRPFDVSLALYKKGNLEKLDGKPGMEHFPASSKTAWQTDDGKDTFCMPIASVIHGFLYNQKIFKELNIQPPKTEAEFYKVLDTIKSNGKYAPLALGTNDQWESSQIIFTGLGPNYWKGEEGRKALIAGKEKFTDPNFVNAFEYEARLGKYLNKGASSQTYGDSQNQFALGKAAIYPAGSWDIAYFNDNSKISMGAFPPPVPKAGDKCYISDHNDIGMGVNKKSKNKEDAYKFLAWLGSQEFADIYTNKVTGFFSLSDHLISVKDPVAKQMIDWRKSCSSTIRLNAQILNRGEPSMENQLWNVNAQVLNGKLAPKEAAAQIQAGFAKWYKPQQ from the coding sequence ATGCAAACGGTCAACCGAATCCGTACTATCCGCAATGCCGTCCTGATCGCCCTGGCGACCATCGGCACCGCCCAAGCTGGCACCCTGACAATCGAAAGCTGGCGTGTCGACGACAAGACCTTGTGGGAAACCGTGTTGATCCCGGCCTTCCAGAAGAAAAACCCTGGCATCGAAGTCAAGTTTGCCCCTACCGCTCCAACCGAATACGACTCCAGCCTGACCGCGCGCCTGGCCGGCGGCACTGCCGGCGACCTGATCGCCTGCCGTCCGTTCGACGTTTCGCTCGCTCTGTACAAGAAGGGCAACCTGGAAAAACTGGATGGCAAGCCAGGCATGGAACACTTCCCGGCCTCCAGCAAAACTGCATGGCAGACCGATGACGGCAAGGACACATTCTGCATGCCGATCGCCTCCGTGATCCATGGCTTCCTGTACAACCAGAAGATTTTCAAGGAATTGAATATCCAGCCACCGAAGACCGAAGCTGAATTCTACAAGGTACTCGACACCATCAAGAGCAATGGCAAATACGCGCCGCTGGCGCTGGGCACCAACGATCAATGGGAATCCAGCCAGATCATCTTTACCGGCCTGGGTCCTAACTATTGGAAGGGCGAAGAAGGCCGCAAGGCGCTGATCGCCGGCAAGGAAAAGTTCACCGATCCAAACTTCGTCAACGCATTTGAATACGAAGCCCGGCTCGGCAAGTACCTGAACAAAGGCGCCAGCTCGCAAACCTATGGCGACAGCCAGAATCAGTTCGCGCTGGGTAAAGCTGCTATCTATCCGGCCGGTTCCTGGGATATCGCCTACTTCAACGACAATTCCAAGATCTCGATGGGCGCGTTCCCACCGCCGGTGCCAAAAGCTGGCGACAAGTGCTACATCTCCGATCACAACGATATCGGCATGGGCGTCAACAAGAAGTCCAAGAACAAGGAAGATGCTTACAAGTTCCTGGCCTGGCTCGGTTCGCAAGAATTTGCCGACATCTACACCAACAAAGTCACCGGCTTCTTCTCATTGTCAGACCACCTGATTTCGGTCAAGGATCCGGTCGCCAAGCAGATGATCGACTGGCGCAAATCGTGCTCGTCGACAATTCGCCTGAACGCGCAGATCCTGAATCGCGGCGAACCAAGCATGGAAAATCAGCTGTGGAACGTCAATGCCCAGGTCCTGAACGGCAAACTGGCGCCGAAGGAAGCAGCTGCACAGATCCAGGCTGGTTTCGCCAAGTGGTATAAACCACAACAATAA
- a CDS encoding carbohydrate ABC transporter permease: MNLQKKTFPWHIVVFLAPAVIIYSLFSALPLLDTLRLGFYTSNDAGVHSFVGLDNYRTILFDSDWSKAFWNAMLNNVKFFAIHMLLQNPIGLLLATLFSLKGLRGARTYRTLIFLPTLLSVVIIGFIWQLILSPLWGVGEGLMNHVGLGDYFAPWLGQESTALLTLGLVSVWQYVGIPMMLIYAALLAVPEEVLEAAYAEGASSFRIFWQIKLPLILPTLGLVTILTFVANFNAFDLIYSVKGALAGPNYSTDILGTFFYRTFFGYQAQIGSPTMGAAVATLMFLVILLGVASYFYFVQRKLTRYEL, encoded by the coding sequence ATGAATCTTCAAAAAAAGACATTCCCCTGGCACATCGTCGTGTTCCTGGCGCCAGCGGTGATCATCTACTCGCTGTTCAGCGCATTGCCATTGCTGGACACCCTGCGTCTCGGCTTCTATACCAGCAACGACGCCGGCGTCCACAGTTTCGTCGGCCTGGACAACTACCGCACTATCCTGTTCGATTCGGATTGGTCCAAAGCGTTCTGGAACGCCATGCTGAACAACGTGAAATTCTTCGCGATCCACATGCTGCTGCAGAATCCTATCGGTTTGCTGCTGGCCACCCTGTTCAGCCTCAAGGGTCTACGCGGCGCGCGCACTTATCGCACGCTGATTTTCTTGCCGACGCTGCTGTCGGTGGTGATCATCGGCTTCATCTGGCAATTGATCCTGTCGCCACTGTGGGGCGTCGGCGAAGGCTTGATGAACCATGTCGGCCTCGGCGATTATTTTGCGCCATGGCTGGGCCAGGAATCGACGGCGCTGCTGACCCTGGGCCTGGTTTCGGTGTGGCAGTATGTCGGCATCCCGATGATGCTGATCTACGCTGCCTTGCTGGCAGTGCCGGAAGAAGTACTGGAAGCAGCATATGCCGAAGGCGCCAGCTCGTTCCGCATTTTCTGGCAGATCAAGCTACCGCTGATCCTGCCAACATTGGGTCTGGTGACGATCCTGACCTTCGTCGCCAACTTCAATGCCTTCGACCTGATCTATTCGGTTAAAGGCGCACTGGCCGGACCGAACTACAGCACCGACATCCTGGGCACCTTCTTCTATCGTACCTTCTTCGGCTACCAGGCGCAGATCGGCAGCCCGACCATGGGCGCGGCGGTCGCCACGTTGATGTTCCTGGTGATCCTGCTCGGCGTCGCCAGCTATTTTTACTTCGTGCAGCGCAAGCTGACACGCTACGAACTGTAA
- a CDS encoding carbohydrate ABC transporter permease: MNSISSLPAEQSATVAGRGRLRTNLGRIWVHVVLCTYAVIALFPIALILINSIKSRDAIFDNPLAFPTPESFSLIGFEKVLHNTNFMLYFGNSLVVTLGSLVLIVLFGAMAGWALSEYKFRGNRLMALYLALGIMIPIRLGTVSILQLVVSLNLINTRSALILVYTAQGLPLAVMILSEFIRQIPKELKDAARCDGVGEFKIFFQIILPLIRPAIATVAVFTMIPAWNDLWFPLILAPSDETKTVTLGVQQFIGQYVTDWNSVLASLSLAVIPILILYVIFSRQLIRGLTSGAVK, from the coding sequence ATGAATTCCATCTCCTCGCTCCCGGCGGAACAATCAGCCACCGTCGCCGGCCGCGGCCGCTTGCGCACCAATCTGGGCCGCATCTGGGTCCACGTGGTGTTGTGCACGTATGCCGTCATCGCGCTGTTTCCGATTGCCCTGATCCTGATCAATTCGATAAAGTCGCGCGACGCGATTTTCGACAATCCGCTGGCCTTCCCTACTCCGGAAAGCTTCTCGCTGATCGGCTTTGAAAAGGTGCTGCACAACACCAACTTCATGCTGTACTTCGGCAACAGCCTGGTGGTCACGCTCGGTTCCCTGGTGTTGATCGTGCTGTTCGGCGCGATGGCCGGATGGGCGCTGTCGGAATACAAATTCCGCGGCAATCGCCTGATGGCGCTGTACCTGGCGCTCGGCATCATGATTCCGATCCGGCTCGGCACCGTATCCATCCTGCAACTGGTGGTCAGCCTCAACCTGATCAACACGCGCAGCGCGCTGATCCTGGTGTACACCGCACAAGGGTTGCCGCTGGCGGTCATGATCCTGTCCGAATTCATCCGCCAGATCCCGAAGGAACTGAAGGATGCCGCGCGCTGCGACGGTGTCGGCGAATTCAAGATTTTCTTCCAGATCATCCTGCCGCTGATCCGTCCGGCGATTGCCACGGTAGCCGTGTTCACGATGATCCCGGCCTGGAACGACTTGTGGTTTCCGCTGATTCTAGCGCCGTCGGATGAAACCAAGACCGTCACGTTGGGTGTGCAGCAATTTATCGGCCAGTACGTGACCGATTGGAATTCGGTACTGGCATCACTGTCGCTGGCCGTCATCCCGATCCTGATCCTGTACGTGATCTTCTCCCGTCAATTGATTCGCGGCCTGACTTCGGGCGCTGTAAAGTAA
- a CDS encoding DUF4019 domain-containing protein, which translates to MKTILALGAAVLLTFTAPSFAADQQTELINQAQSAATAWIALTDAGKYGESWERAGTFFKTGIPKNTWETGIRSLRTPLGSVKNRELKSTEYATSLPGAPDGEYVVIQYETQFENKKSAVETVTPMREKDGSWKVSGYFIR; encoded by the coding sequence ATGAAAACCATACTTGCACTCGGCGCTGCCGTGCTGCTGACGTTCACCGCCCCCTCCTTCGCCGCAGACCAGCAAACCGAACTGATCAACCAGGCCCAGAGCGCCGCAACCGCCTGGATTGCATTAACGGACGCCGGCAAATATGGCGAGAGCTGGGAGCGCGCCGGAACCTTCTTCAAGACCGGAATTCCCAAGAACACCTGGGAAACCGGAATTCGCTCGCTGAGGACGCCACTTGGCAGCGTCAAGAACCGCGAACTCAAGAGCACCGAATATGCGACCTCGCTGCCTGGCGCACCGGACGGCGAGTATGTCGTGATCCAGTATGAGACGCAATTCGAGAACAAGAAATCGGCGGTCGAAACCGTGACGCCAATGCGTGAAAAAGACGGCAGCTGGAAAGTATCCGGCTACTTCATTCGTTAA
- a CDS encoding response regulator yields the protein MRKILIVDDDQKTRTLLKAYLEKNQYEVRLAHNGEAFLAEFQRYSEELSLVILDVMLPDTDGFALCKTVRRKSNVPIIMLTASSDETDRVVGLELGADDYIAKPYSPRELLARIKAIHRRSGIDSAVAPRYYRFVGFTLDTVERTLADPEGQLVALTGLDYQLLKYFVEHPGDVLDRGVLCEETRGRDAGPLDRSLDVQISKLRLRLNDGGKDPHLIKTVRGAGYVFSADVAASHA from the coding sequence ATGCGTAAGATATTAATCGTCGACGACGACCAGAAAACCCGGACTCTGTTGAAGGCCTATCTGGAAAAGAACCAGTATGAAGTGCGCCTGGCGCATAACGGCGAAGCGTTCCTGGCCGAGTTTCAGCGTTATTCGGAAGAGCTGTCGCTGGTGATCCTGGATGTCATGCTGCCGGATACCGACGGCTTTGCATTGTGTAAAACCGTCAGGCGCAAGTCAAATGTGCCGATCATCATGCTCACTGCCAGTTCAGATGAAACGGACCGCGTGGTCGGCCTCGAACTGGGCGCCGACGATTACATCGCCAAGCCTTACAGCCCGCGCGAACTGCTGGCGCGCATCAAGGCCATTCATCGCCGCAGCGGCATCGACAGCGCGGTGGCGCCGCGCTATTACCGTTTCGTTGGCTTCACGCTGGATACGGTGGAGCGCACGCTGGCCGATCCGGAAGGGCAACTGGTAGCGTTGACCGGGCTCGATTATCAATTGCTGAAATATTTTGTCGAACATCCGGGCGACGTGCTCGATCGCGGCGTGCTGTGCGAAGAAACCCGCGGTCGCGATGCCGGCCCGCTTGATCGTTCGCTGGACGTGCAGATCAGCAAGTTGCGCCTGCGCCTGAACGATGGCGGCAAGGATCCGCACCTGATCAAGACGGTGCGCGGCGCCGGTTATGTGTTCTCTGCCGATGTGGCGGCGTCGCACGCCTGA